From a single Capsicum annuum cultivar UCD-10X-F1 chromosome 12, UCD10Xv1.1, whole genome shotgun sequence genomic region:
- the LOC107851325 gene encoding protein PHR1-LIKE 3 isoform X1, which translates to MKMYSGLGMERNGGMGEYHNHHFHHNLQSSITGEMNNLVGDACLVLTADHRPRLRWTAELHERFVDAVTQLGGPDKATPKTIMKAMGVKGLTLYHLKSHLQKYRLGKQSKEAAENYKDESCMAESQDTSSTASGSSKVVAQDINDCGYQVTEAFRVQMEVQRRLQEQLEVQRHVQLRIEAQGKYLQTILEKACKALNYTALESPELDTAREQLSELAIKGANANNCDGIVAVSSLPEVVTSFENQNASDMPATSLVSPTSIGVLKKRPRPLANGDALPVEDNMTPVQWMMTNS; encoded by the exons ATGAAAATGTATTCTGGTTTGGGTATGGAAAGAAATGGAGGAATGGGtgaatatcataatcatcattttcATCATAATTTACAAAGTTCAATTACTGGTGAAATGAACAATTTGGTAGGGGATGCTTGTCTGGTTTTAACTGCAGATCATAGGCCACGTCTCCGGTGGACGGCTGAGCTACATGAAAGATTTGTTGATGCTGTTACTCAACTTGGTGGTCCTGATA AGGCGACACCGAAAACAATTATGAAGGCAATGGGGGTGAAAGGACTCACCCTATATCATTTGAAGTCACACCTGCAG AAATATCGCCTAGGGAAGCAATCTAAGGAGGCAGCGGAGAACTATAAAGACG AATCATGTATGGCAGAGAGTCAAGATACAAGTTCCACAGCGTCGGGTTCATCAAAAGTAGTTGCCCAGGATATAAATGA CTGTGGATACCAAGTTACCGAGGCTTTCCGAGTACAGATGGAAGTCCAGCGAAGACTACAAGAGCAGCTAGAG GTACAACGCCATGTCCAGCTTCGTATCGAAGCACAGGGGAAGTACTTGCAAACGATACTCGAGAAAGCATGTAAAGCTCTTAACTACACTGCCTTGGAATCTCCTGAACTAGACACTGCCAGGGAACAACTTTCTGAATTAGCAATCAAAGGCGCCAACGCCAACAACTGTGATGGGATTGTCGCGGTTTCTTCATTACCTGAAGTTGTTACAAGTTTCGAGAACCAAAATGCTTCCGATATGCCTGCTACAAGCTTGGTTTCTCCCACGAGCATCGGTGTTCTAAAGAAGAGACCACGACCTCTAGCTAACGGGGATGCCTTGCCCGTGGAAGACAATATGACACCAGTGCAATGGATGATGACTAATTCCTGA
- the LOC107851325 gene encoding protein PHR1-LIKE 3 isoform X2 yields the protein MKMYSGLGMERNGGMGEYHNHHFHHNLQSSITGEMNNLVGDACLVLTADHRPRLRWTAELHERFVDAVTQLGGPDKATPKTIMKAMGVKGLTLYHLKSHLQKYRLGKQSKEAAENYKDESQDTSSTASGSSKVVAQDINDCGYQVTEAFRVQMEVQRRLQEQLEVQRHVQLRIEAQGKYLQTILEKACKALNYTALESPELDTAREQLSELAIKGANANNCDGIVAVSSLPEVVTSFENQNASDMPATSLVSPTSIGVLKKRPRPLANGDALPVEDNMTPVQWMMTNS from the exons ATGAAAATGTATTCTGGTTTGGGTATGGAAAGAAATGGAGGAATGGGtgaatatcataatcatcattttcATCATAATTTACAAAGTTCAATTACTGGTGAAATGAACAATTTGGTAGGGGATGCTTGTCTGGTTTTAACTGCAGATCATAGGCCACGTCTCCGGTGGACGGCTGAGCTACATGAAAGATTTGTTGATGCTGTTACTCAACTTGGTGGTCCTGATA AGGCGACACCGAAAACAATTATGAAGGCAATGGGGGTGAAAGGACTCACCCTATATCATTTGAAGTCACACCTGCAG AAATATCGCCTAGGGAAGCAATCTAAGGAGGCAGCGGAGAACTATAAAGACG AGAGTCAAGATACAAGTTCCACAGCGTCGGGTTCATCAAAAGTAGTTGCCCAGGATATAAATGA CTGTGGATACCAAGTTACCGAGGCTTTCCGAGTACAGATGGAAGTCCAGCGAAGACTACAAGAGCAGCTAGAG GTACAACGCCATGTCCAGCTTCGTATCGAAGCACAGGGGAAGTACTTGCAAACGATACTCGAGAAAGCATGTAAAGCTCTTAACTACACTGCCTTGGAATCTCCTGAACTAGACACTGCCAGGGAACAACTTTCTGAATTAGCAATCAAAGGCGCCAACGCCAACAACTGTGATGGGATTGTCGCGGTTTCTTCATTACCTGAAGTTGTTACAAGTTTCGAGAACCAAAATGCTTCCGATATGCCTGCTACAAGCTTGGTTTCTCCCACGAGCATCGGTGTTCTAAAGAAGAGACCACGACCTCTAGCTAACGGGGATGCCTTGCCCGTGGAAGACAATATGACACCAGTGCAATGGATGATGACTAATTCCTGA